The DNA region AACACAGAGATcaggagaaaggaaaagaaagaaaatctattTCAGATTGGAgtcctctctctatctttctctctctgcagacgtTTCATTTAGTCTCAAACAGGTGTAACTAATAACATTAGTGATGGCTAACTGGCACAGAGAAATGGAGCTCAGCCTTAATTACTGTAATTAGTTACACATGTGCATCTCCTTCTATGACTAATCAAATAGTCGGCCAtgaaagatttcattttgaggtttgttttttaactatAATGACTCTTTAATGCTTTGTTCAAAgcctgaaaaatacatttacaggaTTTTGgaggctgtgtgtttttgttttctgtataacCAATGACGACAATAAATCATGGTCTGTATGTTGTAACCCTAATACAGTAAtataaaaggtttaaaaagcCAATAATGATTGCTAAACATGTGGGTTTTATGGATATCATATACCTGTAAGCACTAAAGATACCACAAAAAAAGTGGCATTAATCCCTGATACATATTTGAAATGCATGTAACACAGTATACAACACGCCGGTTCAATTAATCGTAGAAACAGAACACCACGTTCTCCACCTATTACGCGAAATCTCTGAAAACGGCTGAACGTGAACATGAAAAGTTAATGTGACAAAGGCAGCCGTGTAGTCGAACATAAAGTCAAGAATATTCATTAGATGTgatgaaaatcaaaacaaagacacattcgTTAGGACGCAGGCTGTCGTAAACATCTGTTGTAACTACGACAACCACTGATGCATTCAGCCAAAAGTCACCACTTAACATTACCACCAAATAGTTAAAAAATGTCCTTCTGTGTGATAAGTTGCACTTTTTCATGTCATCCACTAAATAATATGATGGCATGTCACTGACTAAAATTTGGATTGAATATTAGTTTTTGAAATTATCTCCAAGAAATCGTTGAACATATAACGAGTTGGTTAGTCTGTTTCGGCTACGGAGACAGTCAATCAGATATTCAATACAAAGAAGTGGAAGTAGAACACAGCCACTGACAAATGTTCATAACCCTCCATATATCATCTTTGTCTGGTTCTTGAAGACCCCCCAGAGAAGCTCATGCAGACCTGTCCAACCTGCCCCCTCCTGCTGCCTGTAGACAGCCAACAGGCCCTGAACGCAGCACGGCTCACCCTGGCCTCCTACAAGAGACAGTCCACACTGGGGGCAGGGCTCGGCGTGAAGAAGATCACCAGAGCTTCAGCTCAGGTGAGACTGGATCGACTGAGTCTTTACCTTTGATTGGACCGACAAAGCTACAGGGCTGATTTCATCGAAGAACAATCTGTCAAATGTTGTGGGTATTGGAAATAAACTCAGGAGGACCAatgagcagaaaacacagagcttCCTTTTGTGATTCTGTGTGCCATTAGAGAATTGTACCTGCTTCACAATAACCGTAATGATGCACTAGTCTGAAGTATTTTCATGGGTGTTTTGGCTCTTACTGTCTGGCCTGCCTTTTGTTTGGAAAACAAATGAGAAATTGAAGGTTTGCTCTGGGACAAAAGCCAGTACGGTATATTGTGCGTGTAATTCACCTATAAGGTAGCATTTGTTGTGCTCTTAAAACAAGATGAGAGCAATTGCATTGTATAGCCAGTTTAAACGTCTCTGTATCCTCCTATAAGTTTTGTGTTTATACGTGCAATTTGGCCCCCTTTCTTGCCATCTTCTTTTTTATAGGTGGTGCCAGTAAAAGGTAGCTTTGTGGAGTACACAGTCCAGGAGTGTCCAGAGGGTGTGACTGAGAGAGGAACCTGCAACAGACTGACCCTTCGGTCTGACACAGAGGTACCCAACATCCAGAGTCCAGAGAGTCGACAGATTCAAAGTCTGACTCTAGATCAACACAATTAACACATACATTAGGAGGAAAACGCTTATGAGTGTATTACTTTAAATGAGGAGTCGATGTCATATTCATttgataaataaacataaacgTCAATATGGAAAAAGTTACTTCCACACTGACAGTCTGACACCCTTATTATGCTAATTAACgctaaaacatatttaacaagATTTAGACAGCCGGTTTACTTTCACTGACGACATGACGAATCCATTTTGGCCGCAGTAATTGGTTCTTCTTGACAGTTCCtcatatctttttatttatattgtttttgttatttatttatttaaatgtttttgaccATTTCTGTTTCATCCTGCTGCTTTTTTCTGGCATTTAccttgggagaaaaaaaagaagttaaagcgtctctccttcttctctcagACTGCAGGTTTCTGTGCGGGATCCGTGCGCGGTGACTACAGTGCCTATCCTGAAGTCCAGGTGTCCTGTGAGATGTACAAAGTACAGGTACAGGAAGTAGTATAAtatttgaaattaaaaatgtccaTGATGGGGCACcatacagaggctgttgtccacGTCGCAGTGGCCATGTGTTCGAATCCGGCCTTTTTACTGCATGCCATCCCACACTCTCTACTGcaatcatttcctgtctctcataTCCAATCCAGGTAATAATCAAAAAGTCCATTATCCATTAGTCCAATATTAAGATTAAAAGCaagcaaactttaaataaagtaaaaccTCCATCAAGTATCAATatgctgctgatgtgtttgttttcagggttTTGTTGTTCGTTGCTGACAAAcgtaaaacaatacaaatagtAATTGTTGGGCATCTTGTACCCACATTTCAATTTGGACTAAATGagcaaaaaaatattaatttctgTTTTCCTTTGTCATATTCTGTAAAGCATGAAATTAcatgaaaatacagaaaacagcTGCAGAGGTACAGCAATCATAGCTGAAAAAACATGCAcctcaaaaacaacattcaagtGTATATAAAGATGTAAAGCATATAGTGCAAAAATGAAGGAAATGTACCATGGAGTGTCAGATCCTGCTTTCAGGGACTGCAAAAAGAGCTTTAGTCACGATGATGACACCCATTGGTTTGTAGACCgtaaactgttttgaagcctgaCGTTTGGCACATTATGTGTTCAAATAACTATAAACGCTCTATGCAAGTCCATTCagcatttacattttgacttttgatgttgtttttggagccagaAATGGAAATGTACACATTGCTATGCCTCTTTCCTGAATGTGAGGTCCCCTGTGGTTTCAGCTGTTCAAAGACAAGACAGACACATGTCCCCCCCTTTATCGTTTGTTTTACTCTAAAGGGgatatattatgaaaaatccacttctacagtgtttttgaacatatatttaggtaacctgagtgtctaccaacccacaaaatgtgaaataaacccatccagtcctttgtttgtggtctgcataagtcttaaaacacagagaaaaatgctgatgtgatgtcacagtgggattctcgtaaaagaaaatcccctcccctgatatctccacccatggactccaccacCAGCCTTGatcaaaacttttgcgcaggtccgccatttttattctcgctacagaggagtgatgtctaccgggaaaactcagggtggttcattgcatttaaagagacacacacaccaaaacggagcgttctgagagagctggttatacagggtcacaaacctcctctggtgcttgattcatgtcatattttgaccaaaacacagcacagatgtttcattcagaccacaggggactgtttgaaaaggtggagaagggggtataatatgtcctctttaaattggataatttaaaaatgatcatgaatctgtattgaaaAAGATTTGAAGAAGTGATTGAGACCGTAAACTTGTTAGAAAAAATATTTATGCAGGTAATAATTTTAGTAGTTAGAAAATAGTAGTAGTAATagagtctccccctgctggctgttGGAAAGAATGCAATGTAAATATATAGTTACCTGCACATAACTTAGATAATTAATGTTTTATGCGCTGGTTGTTCTACAATCTGCAGAAGCTTTTTAAATGATGATTAACCTTTGTGAAGGAATGCCACTGGCCATATGATTATACTGTCAtgtctgctgtgtttaaatgaaggctgtgcttgtgtgtgtttcaatgtATGTTTGAGATTTAAAATTGTATGTTTTCCGTGCTATAATTATGTTGTCATCTCACTTTTCAGAGCTGCTGTTTGTCATGAAATATTGCTTGACAGgcatttttttttggctgtttgTGAAATAAGACTTTGTCTCTTCGTCTGCAGAATGTGGACTTCCTCAGACCAGTGCAGCCTCAGGGTCACGACCTTCCCTTGGACCCTGTGATCCCGACCTTCCCGCCTGTGATCGATGACCCGATCATTTATCCGGAGCCTGTTCCCTCTGATCCCATAATGCCCCCTATTGTTGAACCACCGCCATTTGACCCCACACCCTTTCTCCCCGTGCCCTCTGAGCCCCCTATTGTGGTTTACCCCTCCAACCCTCTCAGCTCGTCCTCCAGTGAGTCTGCTGAAGATCTAGTTAACCAGCAAAGGCAGCCTCTTGCCGGAAGTCGCTCTGATTCTTCCTCTGAGGAGTTCGGAGGTCCTGTGGCTCTGCGACCTCCCTTTAACTTCCGCTATCAGAGGCGTGACCGCAAGAAACGTCAGGCCCTGATGGAGCTGTCGCCTGCTCACAACCCCTTCTTCCTGTCTGATTTCCCCAGTGGGCCTTCTCCTTTCCGCTCCTGTCCCGGTCCTTCTCGATACACCACAGTTTAAGAATCAGTCTGTTCATGTTTGATTTATAAAGTGAGTGGGTGGGCCGATAAACCGCTCCTCTGTCTGCTCGCCGGAGGCTCGTAATAATTTTTTTGCTAATGAGAGAAATGCTTTCTGCTTTTCCTGGAACCTCAAATTGCCTCTCTGCTGCATCTAGTGCTGCTGTCAAAGCAGGCAAAGCTAAAACCATTGTGTATCTGAAAAAGGCTTCAAATATTTAAACTGCTGAATAAATCTTTTTCATCTAGGCCTATACTCAGGCTAACAGTGGTTTAAAGCTTGATAGGCTATTAcagaagtgaaatgttttgtgaatccaaaaaaaaaatgaaatccctAATTTCAAGTTGTTTATGAAATAAAAGATGCCAAACGTGTGCTAATGAAAGCTTCATGAttgagagggtttttatttaTCCTGTTATTTTTCTAAATAGAAGATCTTTGAACGtgtgagtgttttaaaaaaaaaatacagttaatATGCAcgcattttaaaatatttacgAAAATTGTATAGTTTTAACAATTCATCAGTTCATTAAAAAGCGTTATAGCAAACAGAATTATGGCTACATCTATTAAACTGTTTGTTAAACATACCCTACCCTAACATTATCAGTAAACTAAGTTGAGAAACATGTTGCAATCACACACAAAGTGTTGAGTGTTATAAAAGGCAAAAATCCCTCTAAAGGGATGTAAATAGTTGTAAATaagcagcaacacaaacaagcGGTCACTGAACACACTTGACTAGAGGCAGCTGTGCACAGATGTCCAGTGAAGAAGAGGAAATCAAGGTTTAATAGGACCCTTCACCACAGGGAAGACACTCTGCCAAATAACACTGAGGCAAGAGACTAGTGCAAACATCTCATGAAGGCTTTAAAAGCTTGCAAGTAACCCAAAGTTGGGGTTTGTCAACATATACTGGAGCTATTAGAAAGAGCAGACCGACACAAGGGAGGGAAGTGGTGATGCAATAAGTCGTCTCTGTGTGTCACTGGAGTCTGCTCTTCAATAAACACGCAGCCTTGTGTTTGTCAAACCCACCTATAGACAAAAAACTTGCCCTCTATAAAATAGACTGACCAGAGGTACGCAGAGAAGTGTTGCAGTTTGCAGCAGTGGCAAACCCAGAGAGCTATTCATCAGGTGAAACACTGCCAAGACAGAGCAAACCccacaggtagagacagactcTGCAGTCTGTCTTCATTTAAAGGACAGTGGAAACTCCTTCAGGGGCGGCAGAGAACACACTATTGACAGGGAGGACAGAGGGTTTGACtgatgagtttaaaaagatataaaaaacacTCAGGAACATTGTGGAAGAGGCAGTGGTTCTGCTGTTATGTTGCACTGGCGGTCATTTACTCACCAAACTTCTAGGATTGCTATTAAACCCAAGGATATTAAATCTGATATCAACAGAAACGTGAATGCCCTGAGGAAATAAGGGTTAAACATCTTGTCTTTATCCTCATATTTCTGAACAGTCACCATCAATCCAGACCCTGATTTAGCAACAAGTTTATGGTTCATAAAACCCCAGTTTGGACTAGAGATATTGGTCAAGTTAAGTCAGTATAtggttgtttttatattgaattCTTGGGGTGCAGCATTCTTAAATGCCCAGATATCAAAAATGATTACCAGATTATAAAAAAGGAATGTTGATAGTCTATAGTTTAagcttgaaaataaaatatcataatATGTATAGCAAGTCTATTGGGCGCTTTTTAACGACATACTTTTTGCTAAAGGTGTcaatttcaacatgttttttttttttttttttattgaaatccCACGTTTGCTTTTGAGCATATCTCAGAATTTCCCTTCCCTACATTTCTCAGAAATCTTTCTACTTGTTAACATCCTGAGCCCCGTTTTTTAAAAgctatttgaatattttatttatttaggatcttgtgtagataaaaaaaaattaagacgCGAATAACCACTTCGTGCGGCAGGGGGCGTAAGAGATCTTCAACGAGACTACGGAGGTTGGACATTTAAATCACTTGGTACATGTTTCggtttaaaaacatgatgtgcAAACACATTAAATCTATTAAATGGTAACCCCTAGACTTTCTTCCGCCACTAAACGTCGCATTTAATGTCGAATTATTTATGAAGGCCTCGATGCAATCGGGCGATCGTTTTCGCGTATGAGGCGATGCGAGTTTTTCCGATGGTACCTGAAGGCAGCAACCGTGGAATCCTAATTGGAGGCAGATTTTCAGCGAGGGGAGGGGCTTCTTCAACTACTGCTTCACAGGACGGACACATCTTCCTCCCAGCTGGAAGTACAAACAACAAAGAATAAACAACGCGATTAGTTTGAAAGGTTTCTACTCGCTGACAATATTTTCTTggctcaaactttttttttgtgatgaatTCAAGCTCTTCAGTTTGAGGTAAGTTGGGGAGGGGGAAAAAGTACCTTAAAAAGTTTTGCCAAAAGTCCTGCTGCcttgctccattttttttttgactgaaagttatttttattttgctctctGCAAAGCTTCTATATGCATTTATTACATCTTCATATTATCCGTGTCACTGTAatgtcacctttttttaaaatttatttaGAGGCCGTCCAGTCAGACAGCGAGCATGTGATGGCATGTTCCTCCTAAACCGACTAATTTCCAGCTTTTCTGGTTCATAGTttcccacacactcacagggtTTGTGTCATAGTCATACCGAGACTCGAAAATAATAACAGCTTCCCTATTTTTCCATCAGTAGATAGTTCTAGCTGACAAAAAGtgcattttctttattaattGAGTTGCTTTTCtgcacctcttttttttttcattggttGAAAATAACTTCTCAGATAAAGTCCTGCCTCACTTCACTTGAGTCTGAGTATTTCTATCCTCTTTAAAACCCAAGTTAACTATGCAAATGTAGCTTAGTACTTAACAGAATgtatttaaacacaacattgttTTTATGGAGAAAAGTTATTACCTTGAACTTTACAAGCTGCACTAAGTGATGAACATTCAGATAAAACAATCAAATTCCAACATATTTTGAGATGTGCCTTTCTCTTTAATGGTGGCTTTTTCTGTGCAGTAATGTTTATGTTAAGAACTTTTACTAAAGTAATGCTTTGAATGCAGAACTTACACTTTGAACATATTATCTGTTTTCTTGCTCATTTACTTACACTGCTGCTTGTTTCAGCAGTTTGTAATGCTCCTTCACCCTCTTGTTCACTAACACTATGATTACAGAGTATATCCTGCACTGATGGTGTTGCAGCACagtttttttataattttaaatgTGCCTGTGACCTCTTTGGCCGTGCAGGATTAGGGCTGAGTCACGAATCGTGGTTTCTCTTAAGCTTTCGACAAAAATAAAGATGGTTATCACTTTTGAGAGCATCAGTTAATTTTAGAGTCTGGATGGGTGTATTCGTACTGAAATGGTTTGGGTTTGGGATGCCACATTCAATGGGCCCTATTTATTATGAACAGATGAAATAACTGACTAGATAGCTGTAAGACAGGGCAAATATAGCATCcttaaaacaactttaaatgtgTCGTTTTCGTAACAATAGTAATCATTCTCTTATTATAGGGAGGTAAATCAACAGCGCTGATCAACACTTTCAGGTGTTTAGTCCAATTTGCTAAAATGAACACACTGTTGGTCCTGTTTCTCATTAAGTTAGCAGCATCCATCCAACTTGATGCAAAGTACAAGTATGAAAATGACAATCGCAATCACCCAATTTATTCTAAATGTGTGTATACTGTGTCGTGTCAGTTGAAGGCCGCTGAATTGAAGCAAATAGAAATCTGCTGAATGCCTGAAGACTTCTGATAGcagcaaatgcaaaaaaacgTGATTCATTGATTTACATTCTTGGTTCTTCCATTCAATGCAATTCTACACTGCAGTTGGTTTCATTTAGATAGAAGGGAAGTACGTCTGCCCCTCCGTATCTTGAGTTGGATAATTTGATGATTAATGAAGTAGATTGATagaaacataacaaaaaaaatcctgataGCAGAATAATTGTTTCAGTCATTTCTTCAGCAAAACAGTTAAACATTTGCCGGTTAAAGCTTTCGTAATTGTACAGATTTGTTTAACTTAGTTGTCCATTACGGTGTTAAATGAAGAGTCTTGGTTTTTGACTGTTTGTtggaaacaaaaagagatgaagaagtTGCTTGGTTTTGGCTAGTTGTGATAAAAAGGTGTAATCTTAGTCTTGTTTTTACACTTCCTTGTAAGCTTGACCTCTAGTGCTTCTTAATATTACTCAAAAGTTCAGTCAGTAATTGAAAATAAGCTACAACCCACCACAGTGTAGACATTGCAGGTTGGTTTAAAGCATGAAGATAGCATTTGCCATGTACTACATAGAGCTGCAGTGACTTTGAACATGGTGTAGTTGCTGCCAGACATTGTGGTCTCTGCATCAGTAACAGCTGCACCCTGTGCATCTCTGCACACTTACACTGTCTAGAGTCTGCAGAGAATGATGCAATCCATCAAAAATCACACAGTCAGCTAGAGTTATTTGGGTGAAAACACTTCAGCCAGTGAATGAGGTCATAGGATAATAGACTCATTGAAGCTGTCAGGGAGGCAAATGAGTCCGGTACGGGCCAGTGCAGCGGTATGTGCAGAGGAGATCAAAACAAATAGCTCACAGTGGTCACGTGACCGCCACAACGGGTGGTTGGCAGAGTAGATAAAACGTAACACTGTCTGTtgaaagtttctttttttttttttttacatggttgGAGAAATTTGGCTCAGGTAGGATTAATAatttttgctttgtttaaaaaaaaaaaaaaaaaaaagtaggtcGACAATGCTAGTGAGGGTTTCTGTTTGCGCGCAGACTACAGCAAACAGATGACCTGAATACTGTATCAGAAGTGTTACCCTGAACACCCGTGGCCcttaaatgtttctgtctttttcttattGTTAAAGTTAAATAATATATCTTAAAGAAACTACAAAGAGATACTCCTCATTATGGAATAATCTGGCAATGGTTTTCTCAATTTATCTTTTAGGCcttaaaaagtgaaattaatgttatttaaaaaaaaaatcactgcttAGTCTATAAAATGCAAAGTTGTACTTGTATtataaacattttgttattttacaagCATTTTCAAGTCTACAAATTTCCAGTTAAAAGTGCATTAAGAAAATCTGCAAAAGGGTCGTTTTTTAAGGCCCAGAAATAGTTCCTTTAATCACTAACACAATATCAGAACAAGTTACCAATCAAGTCTCTATTGAACGACTTGTGTTTTCTCCTGACTGCATCAaacaaatcacagaaaaaacTTGTAACATCAGGACTTGACATTTAAATTGTAAGCATCGCATGtgtaatccccccccccccataatgACTTTTGTTTGAGTTAAGAATGACTGAGttaagaggggggggggggggctcttgtGATCACATGACAGTGAGTCTTCACTGCTGCTTCTCAGCTCCAGTTTCAAGATAAGAGGTGGTTCAGACAGAGACAGTATGACGCCTGAATTCTCACGTTGTCAGATAGAAAACCAGGCTTGGCATTGTTCAGCCTTTTCCAAACTACTTtgttgtgtgttagtgtgcagaGTCATCGGGGCTTTGGCTTTTAATGACTTGTTTCTACATTAAGCCTGTTAGTTGTCAGGGATCCACCATGTGGGTCGCTCTGTGGCCGTGTTAGCTCAGGCTCCTGGTTGGACAGCTCTTCTCTGCACTGCGATCAGGACAGGGAGCATTTCTTTTGTGTATAGTCAGCGTCTGATGTGTTAGGTATCACATTCATGATGATGcagtgtgtttttatcatttcagaATTTTAGATCACTGCTGCATACTATTAGTGTGAATAAAAGTTCACAAAGTTGCGTGCGTCATATTAGAGCTGCAAGTAACAATGATGTCCCATATTTACCAACTTGCAAAATCTCATCTCTCAACCTCTCTGACTAACTGATGAAGGTTGAACAGACAACATGAGGTCCTCAACAACAGCACCGTGGTTTTCTTATGGCACGCCTGAAACAAGTGTGGGAGCATTACATTGGGATTGCACTTTGCAGGTTatgttgtcattgtttttgcCGTATATTGCATCATCCCATTGTAATGGTTGGTATTAAGGACAAGACTCATCAAGTCAGTGCAAAACTGGCACTTTTCTCTCTGACTGAATTCCACTTTACAAATCCAGTGACGGATAACTGTCTAGCCTGCAGGTTGTTCACACAATCTGATAACCAGCTGGTCTAGTCTTTAACTAACGGCTGTAACGTTTCCAAATAAGACAAAGCAGGAAaatatatcttctttttttcatcaaggACAAACTTgacaaattaaatcaatcattatttctacagcgccaattcacaacaaattttatcaagaccttactctttgtaatttaatataacaaaagagcaggtagaaGACGTTACTCATTTCTGTGTTACCAAAGAAAAATTGGAAGGATTtctctcctttgtattcctcgccttcctgttgtccacactttcTTGCCGCtaaggtcggagcaggccgtgcacaAACGAGGATGGCGTTGGTTTGTAGGGACGatacagtccgatggtggtggctggatGTCAGGGACGCCAAGTGGTAGTAAGGcccgatcacctcgctgaaggtttgttagctccgtctactcgagagcctgGTTTCTGCTGCCGGGACAAATATGAACAGTATAAATTTGAGAAATGGTTATTGATGTCTCTGATTCAGCAAGCCGGAGGTCTTTGGTCTAGGAAAAAGGCCTGTCGCCTTTTTAATGATGGCTCTGGCTTTTGGCCAACTTAGGTTTCAGCTTTAATGTCACATGCCTTATTCTGATCCTTGTGCTAAAACCAATAGAGATGCAACATATTTTCACCCCCTTTCAAAAGCATTGTTCCAGATGTATCGGCCACAGCTGAGTTCCCAGAAACTTTTGAGAAGTTGCTGTGTAAATTAATTTCTTGCTTCCTTTTTCCGATGCATTATTATACTGTCTCTGTGGAATCTGCCCCAGGAGATGACTGAGAATAATAGAAATCATACAATGAATAACCCATCTCATTTACATAAAAATCCGTACAGAGGTTCATTATATTTGAGGGGTTAAGAGTAGAGCTCCTTCCCGTCCTGGCAGCCTGCCGCTGAATGATTATTTCATGGAGTGTGGAGCAAATAGCCTTAAGGTTCACTAGAGCCACTTAAAGAGGCTATAATTACCTCTGAGGTCTGGCCTAATTGGAAGTGACACACATCATCAAGGTGCTTAGAGATGCAGGTTAGCAAATGCTAAGCAGTGAAGAAAAAAGGCAATCAGCTAAACATGGCAACCAAGccaaacactctctctctctctctctgtgtgtgtctctgttcatTTCTGCATAGTAACAACAGGCTGTTAATCTGCATTCACCTTAACTAAAGACCTCTTGGCCGGATTGTAAAGGTCAATGTGAACTCTGAGCGGATTAagtcctcctttttcttttttttttgttgttgctgttaaCACAAGTGTGCAGAGCGCTCTGAGGAGCAGCTGCAGATCCAGAGGAAgccatgttttctttattttttatgaagtcAGGACACTGTGGCtggctgcattatgtttatGGATTTGACGGCAGAGAAGGTAATGCGTgttgttctgagagagctgcgTTTGCTCCAGAAGGTGCTCGCGAAGCTTGAAATGTCGGTCGTGTCAAACTGTCTCAAGTGCATCACGATGGGGAAAGGCAGCAGGTATGTGAGCAGGATGTCACTTCACATTAACTCGAGGTAATGAATTGTTCTGGAAGATGCCAGCTAGCATGTTAATCTAAGAGGAGaagctatttatttatttattttttttggggggggggggtctttgaACAATGTTAGATTGATGAACATCCATCTATATGTCACATGAAGTCTTATCCTGTCCAAGGAGTCAAAGTCAAAGCATGCCTGTAATTTTGATGTGCggaaacaaacatgaaatacaaGTTTCTAAAGTCTGAGGATCAACTTGAAGTTCTCACTGAGAGTCCCTGCTGTCCAGCTGACATTAACTACTTCCCTCTGAGACTTGTACAGATactatggatggatggaggggaGGGAGCTTAAGCTG from Labrus bergylta chromosome 6, fLabBer1.1, whole genome shotgun sequence includes:
- the si:ch211-262h13.5 gene encoding alpha-2-HS-glycoprotein, giving the protein MDKSVLLLFSLISFHSVWVYCTDFTLTPIELAPIPCNDKAVEKLSRLAATYINEDRTDGYKFALNRIANVHLHAQGPAGNVYYLDLDVLETKCHIGSPKPWKRCDVRPFMETQISGNCNTTILHTPAGYSYLYSYDCTLVPDPPEKLMQTCPTCPLLLPVDSQQALNAARLTLASYKRQSTLGAGLGVKKITRASAQVVPVKGSFVEYTVQECPEGVTERGTCNRLTLRSDTETAGFCAGSVRGDYSAYPEVQVSCEMYKVQNVDFLRPVQPQGHDLPLDPVIPTFPPVIDDPIIYPEPVPSDPIMPPIVEPPPFDPTPFLPVPSEPPIVVYPSNPLSSSSSESAEDLVNQQRQPLAGSRSDSSSEEFGGPVALRPPFNFRYQRRDRKKRQALMELSPAHNPFFLSDFPSGPSPFRSCPGPSRYTTV